The Pongo abelii isolate AG06213 chromosome 20, NHGRI_mPonAbe1-v2.0_pri, whole genome shotgun sequence genome window below encodes:
- the LGALS7 gene encoding galectin-7 produces the protein MSNVPHKSLLPEGIRPGTVLRIRGLLPPNASRFHVNLLCGEEQGSDAALHFNPRLDTSEVVFNSKEQGSWGREERGPGVPFQRGQPFEVLIIASDDGFKAVVGDAQYHHFRHRLPLARVRLVEVGGDVQLDSVRIF, from the exons ATGTCC AACGTCCCCCACAAGTCCTTGCTGCCCGAGGGCATCCGCCCCGGCACGGTGCTGAGAATTCGCGGCTTGCTTCCTCCCAATGCCAGCAG GTTCCATGTAAACCTGCTGTGCGGGGAGGAACAGGGCTCCGATGCCGCCCTGCATTTCAACCCCCGGTTGGACACGTCGGAGGTGGTCTTCAATAGCAAGGAGCAAGGCTCCTGGGGCCGCGAGGAGCGCGGGCCGGGCGTTCCCTTCCAGCGCGGGCAGCCCTTCGAGGTGCTCATCATCGCGTCAGACGACGGCTTCAAG GCCGTGGTTGGGGACGCCCAGTACCACCACTTCCGCCACCGCCTGCCGCTGGCGCGCGTGCGCCTGGTGGAGGTGGGCGGGGACGTGCAGCTGGACTCCGTGAGGATCTTCTGA